Genomic DNA from Sphingomonas hankookensis:
CGATCCGAATGCGGGCACCGGCGGCACGGGCACCGGGACCGGCGCCAATGGCGTCGTGCCGGGATCGCGCGCCGATTTCCAGCAGTCGGTCGCCAGCGACACGATCAATTTCGGTCTCGACCAGTACGATATCGACGCGACCGCGCGGCAGATCCTCGACAGCCAGGCGCAGTGGCTGACGCGCTATCCCAATGTCCGCGTGACGATCGAGGGGCATGCCGACGAACGCGGCACCCGCGAATATAACCTCGCGCTGGGCGATCGTCGCGCCAATGCCGCGAGCAGCTACCTGGCGACGCGCGGCATTTCGCCGTCGCGGATCACGACGATCAGCTATGGCAAGGAACGCCCGCTGGCGCTGGGTTCGGACGAAGCGGCGTGGGCGCAGAACCGTCGCGCCGTCACGGTCGTCCTCCAGTAATCCGATGCGGCGGCGGTGCGCGACGCGCCGCCGCCGGTCAGTCGAGCGGGCGTGCCGCCGACCATTTGCGCCGTTTCTTGACGAAGCGGGTTTCGTAGCGGCGAACGACCGGATCGCCCGCCAGCATCGCATCGGCGAAGCGGTTGTAGTCGGCCATGTCCGCGACCACGACCATCAGCGTCAGGTCGAACGTTCCGGTCACTTCGAGGATCGCCTGCACCTCCGGCACCGCATCCAGCCGCCGCAGCAGCGCCTCGATATGCGGCAGGGCGTGGCGGTCGAGCTGGATATCGACGAGCGCCGACAGGAAGGGACCGACCCGGTCCGACACGATCGAGACATCGGCGACGATCGTCCCGTCCTCCCGCATCCGCCGCACCCGCCGGGTGATCGCGGACGGCGACAGGGCGACGTCGCGCGCGAGATCGTCGGCGGTGCGCAGCGCGTCGCGTTGCAGCCAGTGGAGCAGTTCGCGATCATAGCGATCCAGATCGCGCATTCCCGTTCCAGGCCCCCGCCGCATTGCCGGTTTTCGGCGATGTCGCCCCGTTCTTTGCCGAAATCGGGCAGGGCAGCCAAGCGATAAAACGGAACGTCACCGGGAGGAATTATGCGTCGCTGGATCGTTGCTTCATCATTGTCGCTGGCCATGGCCGGCATCGCCGTCGCGCAGGCGCCCGCCGACGATCCCGCCGCCGTCGTCGCGGCGACCCGGAAGGCGATCAGCGAACGCTATGTCCTGCCCGATACCGCCGCCCGGCTGAGCGCGGCGCTGGCTTCGCCGGCGCATTATCGCGGTCTGTCGGGTGAGGCGCTGGCCGAGCGGATCAATGCCGATCTGCGCACGGTTACTGCCGACAAGCATCTGGGCATCCGGTACGACCCGACCATGGCGGCGATGCTGGGCAGTCAGCCTTTGCCCGACGATGACGCGGCGATGCCGCCGGCCATGGCACGGATGATCGCGCGGCAGAATGGCGGCGTCCGGGCGATGGAGGTGCTGCCCGGCAATATCCGCATGGTCGCCTATGACGGGTTCGCTTGGGGCACGCCGGAGGCCGAGGCGGCGATCGTCGGCGCGATGCAGTTCCTGCGCGGTGGCGACGCGTACATCATCGATCTGCGCCGCAATGGCGGCGGGTCGCCGGGAGCGGTCGCGGCATTAGCCAGCTATTTCGTGCCCGCCGGCACGCCGTTGATGCGCTTCGAGATGCGCGGCAAGCCGGGCGAGGCGACCACCGCGCCCAAGGCGCCGTTCAGCCTGGCCGGCAAGCCGCTCTATGTGCTGACCAGCGGCGGCACCGCATCGGCGGCGGAGGAGTTCGCGACCCATGTATCGGCGCTGGGCTTCGGTACGCTGGTCGGCGAGCGGACCGCCGGGGCGGGCTTTCGCAACGACCTGCTGCCCATCGGCAAGAGCTATGTGCTGAGCGTATCGAGCGGGCGGGCGATCAGCCTGAAGACCGGCAAGGATTGGGAAGCGGTGGGGGTTGCTCCCGCCATCGCCGTGCCGGTCGATCGGGCGCTGGCTGCGGCGCAGGCGGCGGCGATGAGCGCGATTGCGGCGAAGGCCGGCGGCGACGAACGGCGCGAGGCGGAGCGGCTGGCCGCCTTCTACCGGGCCATGGCGACGCCGGTGCGGGCAGCGCATCCGCTGGCGGACTATGCCGGAAGCTATGGCGAGCGGCGGCTGGTCGTCAGCGGCGACCGGCTGACCAGCAGCCGCGGTGGACGCGCGCCGTCGCCGCTGGTGCCGATCGAGGGGAATGTCATGGTGCCGGAAGGTGACCCTTTGTCGCGCTTCCGCTTCGTGGAGGAGGGCGGGCGGATCGTCGCGCTGGAGGTCGAACGGATCGACGGGTCGGTCGAGCGCGTGGCGCGTGGCGCGGGGTAAGGGTTGTCGGTTGGTCGTCACCCGCGCGAGCGACGGGGCATGCGGCGGCAAGGAGGGCGGGAGTTATCCCATGTCGACCGTCAGGGGTCGGAGTGACCTCTCCGTCCTTGGCACCGATCGACGTTCAGCGACAATCGTGAGTGTTCGTCATTCCCGCGCAGGCGGGAAGTCCATAGACGCCGAGGTTTCGGCTGGCTTCGCGACGCTGGCGCATCGGGACTCCCGCCTGCGTGGGAGTGACGGGAGTATCCGGGCGAGCTTATGGTCCGGAAGGCGTGTTCTCGACGGTCGCTTCTCGACAAGCT
This window encodes:
- the pal gene encoding peptidoglycan-associated lipoprotein Pal, which produces MTKFSTTLIVAGALLATAGCAKKRPEVLPPAPGQTVDPNAGTGGTGTGTGANGVVPGSRADFQQSVASDTINFGLDQYDIDATARQILDSQAQWLTRYPNVRVTIEGHADERGTREYNLALGDRRANAASSYLATRGISPSRITTISYGKERPLALGSDEAAWAQNRRAVTVVLQ
- a CDS encoding Lrp/AsnC family transcriptional regulator translates to MRDLDRYDRELLHWLQRDALRTADDLARDVALSPSAITRRVRRMREDGTIVADVSIVSDRVGPFLSALVDIQLDRHALPHIEALLRRLDAVPEVQAILEVTGTFDLTLMVVVADMADYNRFADAMLAGDPVVRRYETRFVKKRRKWSAARPLD
- a CDS encoding S41 family peptidase, coding for MRRWIVASSLSLAMAGIAVAQAPADDPAAVVAATRKAISERYVLPDTAARLSAALASPAHYRGLSGEALAERINADLRTVTADKHLGIRYDPTMAAMLGSQPLPDDDAAMPPAMARMIARQNGGVRAMEVLPGNIRMVAYDGFAWGTPEAEAAIVGAMQFLRGGDAYIIDLRRNGGGSPGAVAALASYFVPAGTPLMRFEMRGKPGEATTAPKAPFSLAGKPLYVLTSGGTASAAEEFATHVSALGFGTLVGERTAGAGFRNDLLPIGKSYVLSVSSGRAISLKTGKDWEAVGVAPAIAVPVDRALAAAQAAAMSAIAAKAGGDERREAERLAAFYRAMATPVRAAHPLADYAGSYGERRLVVSGDRLTSSRGGRAPSPLVPIEGNVMVPEGDPLSRFRFVEEGGRIVALEVERIDGSVERVARGAG